A section of the Pseudanabaena mucicola str. Chao 1806 genome encodes:
- the kdpC gene encoding K(+)-transporting ATPase subunit C, whose translation MNEIIKAIRATLILWVLVAVIYPFGMLAIAQLPFLSYQANGSLIRNAQGQVVGSAMIGQPFTRDRYFNSRPSTTNYSTADPKADTANILKTGVSGASNLAPSNPDLLKRIKTDISKLQQSGISPTADLVYTSSSSLDPHITHESAITQIARIAQVRKVEPSQLEKLIDQNSDRRFLGIFGEDGVNVLKLNLALDSL comes from the coding sequence ATGAACGAAATCATCAAAGCCATTCGCGCCACTCTTATTCTCTGGGTACTCGTTGCCGTTATCTATCCCTTTGGAATGTTAGCGATCGCACAGTTACCTTTTCTCTCCTATCAAGCCAATGGTAGCCTCATCCGCAATGCTCAAGGGCAAGTTGTCGGCTCGGCTATGATTGGACAGCCATTTACTAGAGATCGCTATTTCAATAGCCGCCCCAGCACCACCAACTACAGCACTGCTGATCCGAAAGCGGATACAGCAAATATTCTCAAAACAGGTGTTTCAGGAGCAAGCAATCTCGCGCCGAGTAATCCTGATTTGCTGAAAAGAATTAAAACAGATATATCTAAGCTCCAACAATCAGGAATTTCGCCAACTGCTGATTTAGTCTATACTTCTAGCTCTAGCCTCGACCCTCATATCACTCATGAATCTGCGATCACGCAAATTGCCAGAATTGCTCAAGTCCGCAAAGTGGAACCTAGCCAGCTTGAAAAGTTAATTGATCAAAATAGCGATCGCCGTTTTCTCGGTATCTTTGGCGAAGATGGCGTAAATGTGTTAAAGCTCAACTTAGCTTTAGATTCTTTATGA
- a CDS encoding potassium-transporting ATPase subunit F → MQLLKNLHFSTLSKPKHSVSVKLFCLMLFNLIIAPAVYAANVESFTKFQAYALGLLGIATFAFSIYLFVVMFQPEKF, encoded by the coding sequence ATTACTTAAAAATTTACATTTTTCCACTCTATCGAAGCCTAAGCACTCAGTATCAGTCAAATTATTTTGCTTGATGCTTTTCAATCTCATCATAGCTCCCGCAGTCTATGCCGCTAATGTCGAGAGTTTCACAAAATTTCAAGCCTATGCCCTAGGACTTTTAGGAATCGCCACCTTTGCTTTCTCTATCTATCTATTTGTCGTCATGTTCCAACCAGAGAAGTTTTAG